Genomic window (Arctopsyche grandis isolate Sample6627 chromosome 5, ASM5162203v2, whole genome shotgun sequence):
CATCTATTAAAACATTTATCTCTTTTAATTACGTCAATTTTTAACCGAATCGCATATATTGTAAtttgtgtaatatacatatagaaaacataatattttttaattgttctatagaatttttatttattgacctaaataattataaacttttaataaaataaagtatgtaGTTCAAATACTATTCGATTACTTTTTGTCCTAACGTCTTAAAAACGTTGGCATAAAtctaaaaatgttattatttattaatccaAATGAGTTTGTATTTgatcattcaaaatttattcaaaatacgcTGAATATCGATTGTAAGAATTGTCTTTGTTTTGTAAGTTTCGTCAAGTATGTTTaagaaatttcataaaatatggcGGGAAGTTTTCAAAAGCATCCAAATATCGGACTAgtagttttttctttatttcagaACTATTTTCCTGCTTTTGTCtttaatgaattattaaattttataagatttctTAATAATCgactctttgattttttttcagtttttcatgaagtgataaaaataatcatttggaACTTTTAAACACGATATTTCACAGGAAGATagaagctatatatgtatatatatatttttatatttcttgatCATGATATGCTTCAAAAGTCATGATATGCTTTcgtgctttttttttgtttacctCGAAAAATACTTCTAGATcacaaatatcattttattaataGATTCTCAAATAAGTTCATTCTTGATTATAATCTAATGCAAAAAGTTTGAGGgtcgacattttattttttacaaagcttttctatgtttaatttatacacttatgtatgtatatgtatgtacctatgacAAAAGATCCACTGTCTAATAACTTGTTTTTGAAAGTTTAAGTGATTACACTCTCCTCCATATCtgcatattttgatttattgatgTGCAATGATCATAATGGTTGAAATTTAAGCAATGCAATCTACCGAATAggcaaaataattttgtaaaagctatttacttttattgtaaattttcagGGTGTCCGTGGGCGGCACGCTGGAGGGATGGTGGGGAGGTGGTGGAGGAGGTGCAGGAGAGAGTGGAGTCCCGGCTTTGTGTGGAGCAAAAGTTCATCCAAGTCCGGGAGCAGCACGTGGAGTTTGGGCTCTTCCGGCTCCCCCTGCCTGTGGATGCGGCGCTGGAACCGATTCGGATGCCCTCTCTTGCTCTGATTCTTCAGACTTACATGCCCTGACTCCTCATGCCTCTGAACTCATCTTCGATGCCGTCAAGTCTGGGTATATATGAGTATTCCTCACTCCATCCAATACAAGTTTGAACCAGAATATCTTTAATATTATTTCTTTCCAGGGATGTTTCAGATATAGAAGTATTAGTTGAAAAATTAGGCTCGGAAGCATTATGTGCCCGAGACAAACACGGCTATACCCCGGCTCATTGGGCAGCTCTGGATGGCTCAGTGGAGGTGATGAGATATTTAGTAGAAAGGAGTGCACCCGTTGATTTATCCTGTCTTGGAACTCAAGGTCCGAGGCCGATTCATTGGGCTTGTCGGAAAGGACATGCAGCCGTAGTTCAAGTACTATTGCAAGCTGGAGTAGCTGTAAACGCTGCAGACTTTAAAggttcatcatcatcatatatataatataatatcgctattctgtgtcttTCTCGCTTCAATCgacaattataattttaatcacaaCACCGAGCAACGCGTCATCATATGCAATTATATTTAACAGAATTAATAAGGAGACAGCAGGTCGAAGACAATTTGTTCGAATTGTTTTtggacaaaattaaaattttctggCTTCcggaatcatatatatatataatagcgctattctctgtgtgtgtatctgtgtatctgcaataacgctcgccgtgctataatagtcgtttcgatgcGACATacgtacgtcacagttaaaacactgccaataaaacgtatgaatatattaacagatcaacaaaaaacttctatatatactgtttgctaccaatttttcctctagataaattattttactgaGAATTTAGCTCCAtctgttgaaaatttatttaatttattaattaattaatttttcaattggtgttttatattgtttatatgtaggtaggtaagtagtttttacttttttttcatattaaatataaatatatttaaaagatatttgaaaaaaattagaccgcgtgcggatcgaacacaggactgacacatttcttttaatttttttctatttaatacattaatatgcgatgatatttcatcgggcacaacactagtgcgtatttttatatgaaccagaaaaaaataaagctataattcttagaaattttctaaatgttaaaatattattgcaaaaacttaaatatttatatataattgtgtCGATAACATAATAACCTCTATGATATCATTTGAGCGACTATCAATATTTGTTTACTTTTTGATTtgttgttttaatataatacataatttcagGATTGACGCCGTTGATGACAGCTTGTATGTACGGTAGAACTGCAACAGCAGCATATTTGCTCGGAATGGGTGCTCTGACCCATCTGAGTGATATTAATGGCGACACTGCCTTACATTGGGCAGCTTATAAAGGACATGCTGATTTAATTCGGTTGTTGATGTATTCAGGCGTCGATTTGCATAAAACTGATAACTTTGGTTCAACACCCTTGCATTTAGCATGCCTTTCGGGAAACATTGCTTGTGTGAAACTGCTCTGTGAAAAGGTTGGAATCAGTTTGGATCGGATTTCTCAGTTGAAACGATTTGTTTGATTGAACATTTGTGTTGCAGATAAAAACAGAGCTTGAACCGAGggataaaaatggaaaaacgcCACTGATGTTGGCACAAAGTCACCGTCACGCCGAAGTTGTGAAAATGTTACAATCGGAGATGAAAAAAAAGAGCCGGTGGCTACCACCGATATCCGAGTTGTGGGGTCTCTTGTTCGGAGGAGCTGGCGATTCAAAAGGTCCTCTGCTGTTATTTTTGATTTCAGTCCTTTTATGGGGATATCCCATGTATATTATCAgggtaaatattttcaatacaatcaGAGTTGTACATAATGAGGTGACACAACATTAGCATTTCAAATATGAGCGCACCATAAAGCAGTATAATTTCAAGAAAATTTTCTACTTTCAGTGTATACCTATAACGTGGAATAGTTTACGAAGATCCCACTATTGTTTCATATATTGGAATGTTGTGATGTGGCTCAGCTGGGTGATAGCTAATCGGAGGGATCCCGGGTACATCCCTTTAAATTCAGACACATACTACAGAGCCATCAAACAGATTCCGTATTTCGACAAGTGGAAGAAGAGAAATGTTACTTTGTCGCGCTTGTGTCATAGTTGTAGGTGTTTGAGACCACTGAGGGCGAAACACTGTCGAGTTTGCAACCGTTGCGTGTCTTACTTTGACCATCACTGCCCGTTCATTTATAATTGTGTGGGACTACGCAACCGGATGTGGTTCTTCTTGTTTGTCATGAGCACTGCAATTAATTGTTCGTTCACCATATACTTCGCATGTTACTGTGTGATGATAGAAGGATTCGGTCTTCTTTACATTTTGGGACTCTTGGAAGCTATAATCTTCTGTGGTTTAGGATGGATATTGACATGCACATCTGTAAGTATGACATACCTTAAAGCTAAAATATGAACTATACAAAGTCCAAAGGGGCTAATTGgattttaaagtttaaaaaatcaTCAGAGGGTAGCTTGTATGTCCACAATAGTGCTCGTGTtcattattaaccctttgaatgctgaccaacgccgatcggcgttttgccaacaagtcaaCAATTTtgagtttgtaaaaaataaacaagaatactacccgctaagccttccCAGGTAGCATtcaacatgggtcgtgtaatctgtgtcaatgtttataaagactggtttacactggaatttctgaatttacaaccatagcagaattccccgatggaaatccctagctgctgagtattttattactgagcattacattttaacaacaatgaagatgtaactagttttggaaaaatacattcattaatggaCTTctattgcttattttatattgttgcaagatatattagagactaaatacacctttacaaaactcgatatctccggcggtagttatctaggggttgtttggattagctacaacttttataccggctttctattggatttttaaataattctagttggaaatgttggcgaaattttcagcgtggcctTCTTTCAATAGAAGAagcgtcagcactcaaagggttaatcgaCAACAGTATGAATGTtgactaaaaaaattatatttacaattacgGGCTTTGCCCAAAggtgacacctatggccaaatttgtacatatgtactttatatgaatctataacataaatttgaaattatattcaaataatggtaatAAATGAGGATGGGTTGTTAATTTGTTTGGAAacgttttaataattaaatcaaatagattgtcaaactttgataggagTCAAATATGTATAAGGTTTGGTCAGCAACACCGGGTCAGGGATCCAATCCATATTGCCTCAGTTGATAGCACTATATATGAGTTTAATCCTAATTAAATTACTTAAAACTAGCCAAGTGTAGTTATGATTTGAGGGttttaaaattgattatatATAACAGCGTAAGCCACGGGAACCATTTTTGGGCGCGAACCTtctaataaaggacgaataccaATCAAGGAATTGATATTGATCTCGCATCTTTTGAAAGGATGGATAGGAAAGGAAAAAAAACTAGGTTCACGCCTAAAAATGGCTCCTGTAGCCACTGCTgacatataattcaataattttaaaataaaaaaaaggtttttttttaaataaattatcaattttcagatactgcatgcatgtatgaattTGACGACAAACGAGATGTTCAATTATAAAAGATATCCATACTTGAGAGACAAGCGTGGACGATATCAAAATCCATTTTCTAGAGGTccaattttgaatttgattgaattttttgttTGCCTGCCTGACAAGTACGACGAACAGGATGTCATAACGGAAGATCAACTTTGATGTGAGAAGTGATAAAGAAATAGCAAAAAAAGCTTAAGCTAACAATTTAG
Coding sequences:
- the Patsas gene encoding palmitoyltransferase Patsas, producing the protein MRAIDLTTAVAAAEVFGRPSVMVSVGGTLEGWWGGGGGGAGESGVPALCGAKVHPSPGAARGVWALPAPPACGCGAGTDSDALSCSDSSDLHALTPHASELIFDAVKSGDVSDIEVLVEKLGSEALCARDKHGYTPAHWAALDGSVEVMRYLVERSAPVDLSCLGTQGPRPIHWACRKGHAAVVQVLLQAGVAVNAADFKGLTPLMTACMYGRTATAAYLLGMGALTHLSDINGDTALHWAAYKGHADLIRLLMYSGVDLHKTDNFGSTPLHLACLSGNIACVKLLCEKIKTELEPRDKNGKTPLMLAQSHRHAEVVKMLQSEMKKKSRWLPPISELWGLLFGGAGDSKGPLLLFLISVLLWGYPMYIIRCIPITWNSLRRSHYCFIYWNVVMWLSWVIANRRDPGYIPLNSDTYYRAIKQIPYFDKWKKRNVTLSRLCHSCRCLRPLRAKHCRVCNRCVSYFDHHCPFIYNCVGLRNRMWFFLFVMSTAINCSFTIYFACYCVMIEGFGLLYILGLLEAIIFCGLGWILTCTSILHACMNLTTNEMFNYKRYPYLRDKRGRYQNPFSRGPILNLIEFFVCLPDKYDEQDVITEDQL